The following are encoded in a window of Sulfitobacter sp. S190 genomic DNA:
- a CDS encoding F0F1 ATP synthase subunit epsilon has product MADTMQFDLVSPERRLASGQVASVQIPGADGDMTAMPDHAPTITTLRPGLLTVDGPDGQSQYVVTGGFAEITATGVSVLAERALAREDMTQEAMDEIMEEAKNTYTKVKEAFENEPGPVDDAAKLLSDMVAMGEEIGLSAKQPSL; this is encoded by the coding sequence ATGGCAGACACGATGCAATTCGATCTGGTGTCGCCTGAGCGGCGCCTCGCCTCCGGCCAGGTGGCTTCGGTGCAGATCCCCGGTGCGGATGGTGACATGACGGCGATGCCCGATCATGCCCCCACCATCACCACGCTGCGCCCCGGTCTGCTGACTGTGGACGGGCCCGATGGCCAGTCCCAGTACGTGGTGACCGGTGGCTTTGCCGAAATCACCGCCACCGGTGTGTCGGTGCTGGCCGAACGTGCGCTGGCACGCGAGGACATGACCCAAGAGGCCATGGACGAGATCATGGAAGAAGCCAAAAACACCTATACCAAGGTGAAAGAGGCCTTTGAAAATGAACCCGGTCCTGTGGACGACGCGGCCAAGCTGCTGTCGGACATGGTTGCCATGGGTGAGGAAATTGGTTTGTCTGCAAAGCAGCCAAGCCTCTGA
- a CDS encoding H-type lectin domain-containing protein, whose product MKKLRSSVLGIANGDEVLFEDFTDDGEMWTGRGQRERRRRIKFSEPFERPPTVQLNISLWDMDASNILRADLAAEAVTESGFDMVFRTWGDTRVARIRIAWTAIGELPDPDTWDVG is encoded by the coding sequence ATGAAAAAACTACGCAGTAGCGTGCTGGGTATCGCCAACGGGGACGAGGTGTTGTTCGAGGATTTCACCGACGATGGCGAGATGTGGACGGGGCGTGGACAACGCGAACGCCGCCGCCGGATCAAGTTCTCCGAACCCTTCGAGCGCCCCCCTACGGTGCAGCTGAACATCTCGCTTTGGGACATGGACGCATCGAACATCCTGCGCGCCGATCTGGCGGCAGAGGCGGTCACCGAAAGCGGTTTCGACATGGTGTTTCGCACCTGGGGGGACACTCGTGTCGCCCGCATTCGCATTGCCTGGACGGCAATCGGCGAACTGCCCGACCCCGATACATGGGACGTCGGATAA
- a CDS encoding ribose-phosphate pyrophosphokinase → MPNSSEPKLISGNANMPLANAIARRMSLHRGVNVGLVDARVERFNDGEIFVEVFENVRGEDMFIIQSTSNPANDNLMELMIMADALRRSSASRVTAVLPYFGYARQDRRTKARTPITAKLVANMLVGAGIERVLTMDLHAAQIQGFFDIPVDNLYASPVFALDIKDQFKDQMSDLMIVSPDVGGVARARELAKRLNAPLAIVDKRREKPGEIAEMTVIGDVTGKTCLIVDDICDTAGTLCKAAEVLIENGANEVHAYISHGVMSGPAVDRVTKSVMKSLVITDSIAPTDAIKAASNIRIVPTAPIFAQAILNIWNGTSVSSLFEQNTLGPIYDGMYTGT, encoded by the coding sequence ATGCCCAATTCGTCAGAGCCAAAGCTGATTTCCGGCAACGCCAACATGCCGCTGGCCAATGCCATCGCAAGGCGCATGTCGCTGCACCGCGGGGTGAATGTCGGATTGGTGGATGCGCGGGTCGAACGCTTTAACGACGGCGAGATTTTCGTCGAGGTTTTCGAGAACGTGCGCGGAGAGGACATGTTCATCATCCAGTCGACGTCGAACCCGGCGAACGACAATCTGATGGAGTTGATGATCATGGCCGACGCCCTGCGCCGGTCCTCCGCATCGCGGGTGACGGCAGTGCTGCCCTACTTCGGGTATGCCCGTCAGGACCGCCGCACAAAGGCCCGCACGCCCATCACCGCCAAGCTGGTCGCCAATATGCTGGTGGGTGCCGGGATCGAACGGGTGCTGACGATGGACCTGCACGCCGCGCAGATCCAGGGCTTCTTCGATATTCCTGTCGACAACCTCTACGCCTCTCCGGTGTTTGCGCTGGACATCAAGGATCAGTTCAAGGACCAGATGTCCGATCTCATGATCGTTTCGCCCGATGTCGGGGGCGTGGCCCGTGCCCGTGAATTGGCCAAGCGTCTAAACGCGCCGCTGGCCATCGTGGACAAGCGCCGTGAAAAACCCGGTGAGATTGCCGAGATGACCGTGATCGGTGACGTGACCGGCAAGACATGCCTGATCGTGGACGATATCTGCGACACCGCCGGCACGCTGTGCAAGGCGGCCGAAGTGCTGATCGAAAACGGGGCCAACGAGGTGCACGCCTACATCAGCCACGGTGTCATGTCCGGCCCCGCGGTTGACCGCGTCACAAAGTCGGTCATGAAGTCGCTGGTCATCACCGACAGTATCGCCCCCACGGACGCGATCAAGGCCGCGTCAAACATCCGCATTGTACCGACCGCCCCGATCTTTGCGCAGGCGATCCTCAATATCTGGAACGGCACCTCTGTGTCATCGCTGTTCGAGCAGAATACACTCGGCCCGATCTACGACGGGATGTACACCGGCACCTAA